A genomic region of Acidobacteriota bacterium contains the following coding sequences:
- a CDS encoding carboxypeptidase regulatory-like domain-containing protein gives MKNSVSRSVYLPSLFVTKPESFPAGKAWSRLVFCTATSLTFLICLASQLIAQNATGSITGTITDPNGEVIAGASITVKNSATGALRNLTTNSEGNYSAENLIPGEYEVKVESKGFTTQIRIMIVQVGNSTGGNFTMSVGAANQTIEVTGASSPVINTTDTVVGGLVSREKVETLPLNGRSFLSVALLEPGVNVNYAAQSGAGNVNNFFQVSIGSAPQQMTVISVDGSRVNDRVTGGTSQNFSAETVQEFQISTLAFDLSSGTVSAGAVNVVSRTGTNQFHGGSFLFFRDHNMSAFPGFKRPTELRSNGLPQNVLCLNRASEACKRALDPFFVRRQFGGTFGGPIKKDKFFFFANYERTNQVGANAITFDDPILAGFNHIAQQPFKQHLGNLRLDYIVNQKHTTFLRTSVDNNNSVSGGNTLESNWIASDNFAWQIQLGVTSVLNSSLINDFRFSFSYLRNFLAPPSQSQCESIAGNPDYCYGLNGIRPTIMGVTFGNSINVPQDRHPHTYQWTDNVNWTKGEHRVRFGGSWEHVFDHGTWNQNYKGSFSTFSPAQVQASNPTLYAALPASLKPGGSGATIADLLQLPVTGTLSIGIGSPDQPARPYNYDQVLANDFIRFYIQDAWQIRKGFTLNYGLGWSFEDNVLYHDLTLPQYLAPLLSASSLGKTIDQRYKNFDPAFGFAWALGKEQKTVVRSSVSLHHISPNVGFFKLNQRILFGPAGNGLASFTGAGLPNPKAGQPGQPALLNFSTPQNFTALDMINNVDRLASQLAASNPYKGTDLSIRGINIVKTVAGGQLLDAVYDNDSARFPYTIQLDVGVQRRLANNLSVSADYVMRRGVGFGAFELFFPDLNRWNRFSNYALSPTSGAVIGTTRSPVIPACTGTQGTDPNAQCSLGPIQYGMPGILSRYSALQIKLDKRFSKGFLLTGAYSLSHYTTLVSISNNNDLHDGFGSAAANPKHRFTFSGIWDLPKYKGTMPLLRGALNGWQLSSIMQMQTGPHPSVTLGVLDVEGDGTFVYRLPGVATGSFGESLSVNDIKRLVDAYNSSVPAPKDTPAAVIPKGSKRDAVGTVLPYIVLPEKFSSGDSFLTHDLRVTRSIPITEKVKLLLIAEGFNIFNVANLTGFSGSLNAYVRPTATVNTTTGAVTTIAPGRNPDFTFGQPTGRVNAVFGSGGPRAFQFAARLSF, from the coding sequence ATGAAGAATTCCGTCAGTCGTTCCGTATACCTTCCGTCATTGTTTGTGACAAAACCCGAGTCTTTCCCGGCGGGAAAGGCCTGGAGCAGGCTTGTATTTTGCACAGCGACAAGCCTGACTTTCTTGATTTGTCTGGCAAGCCAACTCATCGCACAGAATGCAACCGGTTCCATCACCGGCACGATCACCGATCCGAACGGAGAAGTAATCGCCGGCGCGAGCATTACTGTGAAGAATTCAGCCACGGGCGCGCTGAGAAATTTGACGACCAACAGCGAAGGAAATTATTCGGCTGAAAATTTGATTCCCGGTGAATACGAGGTGAAGGTCGAATCAAAAGGATTCACGACGCAGATTCGCATCATGATCGTCCAGGTAGGCAACAGTACCGGCGGGAATTTCACAATGTCAGTCGGTGCGGCCAACCAGACCATTGAAGTAACCGGAGCTTCATCCCCGGTCATCAACACGACTGATACCGTGGTCGGCGGTCTTGTCAGCCGCGAGAAAGTCGAAACTTTACCCCTGAACGGACGGAGCTTTCTCTCTGTGGCGCTGCTGGAGCCAGGCGTCAATGTCAATTACGCGGCGCAATCCGGCGCGGGCAACGTCAACAACTTCTTCCAGGTTTCCATCGGCAGCGCTCCCCAACAAATGACGGTGATTTCGGTGGATGGCTCGCGTGTGAATGACCGCGTCACCGGCGGCACGTCGCAGAATTTTTCTGCCGAAACCGTACAGGAGTTCCAGATCAGCACGTTGGCCTTCGACCTTTCGAGCGGGACGGTTTCGGCAGGGGCTGTCAATGTCGTGTCGCGCACCGGAACCAATCAGTTTCACGGCGGCAGCTTCCTGTTTTTCCGCGACCACAACATGTCTGCCTTCCCCGGATTCAAACGTCCGACTGAATTGCGCTCGAACGGCTTGCCGCAAAATGTGCTTTGTCTCAATCGGGCATCCGAGGCCTGCAAGCGCGCCCTGGATCCCTTCTTTGTGCGCCGGCAATTCGGCGGCACGTTTGGCGGACCGATCAAAAAGGATAAGTTTTTCTTTTTCGCCAACTACGAACGAACCAATCAGGTCGGCGCCAACGCGATCACGTTTGACGACCCGATTCTCGCGGGCTTCAACCACATCGCACAGCAACCCTTCAAACAGCACCTTGGCAATCTGCGGCTGGATTACATCGTGAACCAGAAACACACCACCTTTCTGCGTACCAGCGTGGACAACAACAACAGCGTTTCCGGCGGCAACACGCTGGAATCGAACTGGATCGCTTCGGACAATTTCGCCTGGCAGATTCAGTTGGGCGTGACCAGCGTACTCAATTCCTCCCTGATCAATGACTTTCGATTTTCTTTCTCCTATCTGCGTAACTTCCTGGCCCCGCCGAGCCAGTCGCAATGCGAAAGCATTGCGGGCAATCCGGACTATTGCTACGGGCTGAACGGCATTCGCCCGACCATTATGGGCGTGACCTTTGGCAACAGCATCAACGTTCCGCAGGATCGCCATCCGCATACTTACCAGTGGACGGATAATGTGAACTGGACAAAGGGCGAGCATCGCGTGCGTTTTGGCGGCAGTTGGGAACACGTTTTCGATCACGGCACCTGGAACCAGAATTACAAAGGATCGTTCTCGACCTTCAGCCCCGCACAGGTGCAGGCTTCGAATCCCACGCTTTACGCCGCGCTTCCGGCAAGTTTGAAGCCCGGTGGGTCAGGCGCGACGATTGCGGACTTGCTCCAACTCCCCGTGACCGGCACGCTCTCCATCGGCATCGGCAGCCCGGATCAACCGGCGCGGCCTTACAATTACGACCAGGTGCTGGCCAACGACTTTATTCGCTTCTACATTCAAGACGCCTGGCAAATCCGCAAGGGGTTTACGCTCAACTACGGGCTGGGCTGGTCGTTCGAAGATAATGTTCTTTATCACGATCTGACACTGCCGCAATACCTGGCGCCTTTGTTGTCGGCCAGCAGTCTGGGTAAGACGATTGACCAACGGTACAAAAACTTCGACCCGGCGTTTGGCTTTGCCTGGGCCTTGGGCAAGGAGCAAAAAACCGTTGTACGGTCGAGCGTCTCGCTCCACCACATCTCGCCGAACGTGGGCTTTTTCAAACTCAATCAGCGAATCCTGTTCGGTCCGGCGGGCAATGGGCTTGCGTCTTTCACCGGCGCGGGGCTGCCGAACCCGAAAGCCGGTCAGCCGGGGCAACCGGCGCTGCTCAACTTCAGCACGCCTCAGAATTTCACCGCCCTGGATATGATTAACAATGTGGATCGCTTGGCGAGCCAATTGGCTGCCAGCAATCCTTACAAGGGGACAGACCTTTCCATCCGCGGCATCAACATCGTCAAAACGGTTGCCGGCGGACAGTTGCTGGACGCCGTTTACGATAACGACTCCGCACGATTCCCTTACACGATCCAGCTTGATGTCGGCGTGCAGCGACGCCTGGCGAATAATCTTTCGGTGAGCGCCGATTATGTGATGCGGCGAGGAGTAGGCTTCGGCGCTTTCGAGTTGTTCTTCCCCGACCTCAATCGCTGGAACCGCTTCAGCAACTACGCGCTCAGTCCGACGAGCGGAGCCGTCATCGGCACAACGCGCAGCCCGGTGATTCCGGCCTGCACCGGGACACAAGGCACAGATCCCAATGCGCAATGTTCGCTTGGCCCGATTCAATACGGTATGCCCGGCATCCTCTCGCGCTACAGCGCACTGCAAATCAAGCTGGACAAGCGATTTTCGAAGGGCTTCTTATTGACCGGCGCATACTCGCTGTCACACTACACGACTCTGGTCAGCATTTCGAACAATAATGACCTGCACGATGGCTTTGGCTCTGCGGCCGCCAATCCCAAACACCGCTTCACTTTCAGCGGTATTTGGGACTTGCCGAAATACAAGGGCACGATGCCGCTGTTGCGCGGCGCATTGAACGGATGGCAATTGTCTTCGATTATGCAGATGCAAACCGGGCCGCATCCGTCTGTCACGCTGGGCGTGTTGGATGTGGAGGGCGACGGGACGTTCGTTTATCGCCTGCCGGGCGTGGCAACCGGCTCATTCGGGGAAAGCTTGAGCGTGAATGACATCAAGCGGCTGGTGGATGCCTACAATTCCTCTGTCCCGGCGCCGAAAGACACACCGGCTGCGGTGATCCCCAAAGGATCGAAGCGCGACGCTGTCGGCACCGTACTGCCGTACATCGTCCTTCCGGAAAAGTTCTCAAGCGGGGACAGTTTCCTGACGCACGATTTGCGGGTGACGCGGAGCATCCCGATCACGGAAAAGGTCAAG
- a CDS encoding helix-turn-helix transcriptional regulator, with the protein MATQILKTKLSIPPKRMDWVVRTRLLKRLDEGLRHRLTLVSAPAGFGKTTLIASWLHKQQPLPQVAWLSLEEDDNDPVRFLAHFIAAWQTLDASIGRTAQSLLETPQLPKLEHLMTLLINDLALLSATGVLVLDDYHLVTHPELRVALAFFLDHLPSNCRLVIATREEPALPLPRMRARWEVAEIRLQDLRFTREETAAFLKRTMGLALTNETTQALEDHTEGWIAGLQMAALSLRGRATQQESEPLEMQAFDGGQRDIIDYLAAEVLRQQPAEVRAFLHQTAILDRFNASLCNAVTGREDSQAMLVHLERANLFLIPLDDQRQWYRYHHLFADFLRAELAVSELREMHVRAGQWYETHGFMPEAIKHMLAARDFTTVVRLIRRSAEETCLNGGYNLLLGWVNALPEKVVRANSDLLVHKGWILYLRGEIVTGEAYAALAVENQRPDAPPLHRGMLLAFRAFLALSRDEPVKAVKLAEEALTLLDETESFYRTTALSHLGQAQRLTSDRETAIHTLRQAMALGQRLGHHLPVLESLGYLTLLLNQQGQLREAIQACEQAAAQFLDVRGNPAPVAGMVYVPLGMLYYEINDLERARHYLTTGIELCRQMGTVYYALVGQRTLAKLYYAQGGIEAMWETLAAARNLAANSENARRIRKIAAVTAELQLRLGHVTAAALTLADLPTEARDRSEQENLTYARLLLAQGRAEAAQQLLSQIEESAQRQGRLNSLITIYLLQALTCRALNRTDAAIDYLGQAISLAAPEGYRRMFLDEGAEMTQLLSHLRQTAPAFVGNLLETFSKEQPLSTKPSQNLIEPLSKTQLAILRLVADGLSNRDIAARLTITEGTTKWHLNQIFGKLNVASRTQAIAQARQFNLI; encoded by the coding sequence ATGGCGACTCAGATTCTGAAAACCAAGCTTTCAATTCCGCCCAAGCGCATGGATTGGGTGGTGCGCACGCGACTGCTGAAACGTTTGGACGAAGGATTGCGGCATCGGCTGACGCTGGTTTCCGCGCCTGCGGGGTTTGGGAAAACGACGTTGATCGCTTCGTGGTTGCACAAACAGCAACCGTTGCCGCAGGTCGCCTGGTTGTCGCTGGAAGAAGACGACAACGATCCGGTTCGGTTTCTTGCGCATTTCATCGCGGCCTGGCAAACGCTGGACGCGAGCATAGGGCGGACGGCGCAATCGCTGCTGGAAACGCCGCAACTTCCGAAGTTGGAACATTTGATGACGCTGCTGATCAACGATCTGGCATTGCTATCCGCGACAGGCGTGCTGGTGCTGGACGATTATCACCTGGTCACTCATCCGGAGCTTCGCGTCGCACTGGCCTTTTTTCTGGATCACCTGCCGTCGAACTGCCGCCTTGTCATCGCCACGCGCGAAGAACCGGCTTTGCCGTTGCCCAGAATGCGCGCGCGTTGGGAAGTGGCCGAGATACGGTTGCAGGATTTGCGCTTTACGCGCGAAGAAACTGCCGCGTTTTTGAAACGAACGATGGGGTTGGCGCTGACCAACGAAACGACACAAGCGTTGGAAGATCACACCGAAGGCTGGATTGCGGGGTTGCAAATGGCTGCGCTTTCGCTCCGCGGTCGCGCTACACAGCAAGAGTCGGAGCCGCTGGAAATGCAGGCTTTTGACGGAGGCCAGCGGGACATCATTGATTATCTGGCGGCAGAAGTGCTGCGCCAGCAACCGGCGGAAGTACGCGCGTTTTTGCATCAAACGGCGATTTTGGATCGGTTCAACGCCTCGCTTTGCAACGCCGTCACCGGACGCGAAGACAGCCAGGCGATGCTGGTTCATTTGGAGCGCGCAAATCTGTTTTTGATTCCGCTGGACGACCAGCGCCAATGGTATCGCTATCACCATTTGTTCGCGGATTTTTTGCGGGCAGAGTTGGCCGTATCGGAACTGCGCGAAATGCACGTGCGAGCGGGGCAATGGTACGAAACGCATGGCTTTATGCCGGAAGCGATCAAACACATGTTGGCGGCGCGCGATTTCACGACGGTTGTTCGGTTGATTCGCCGCAGCGCCGAAGAAACCTGTTTGAACGGCGGGTATAACTTGCTGCTCGGTTGGGTGAACGCCTTGCCCGAAAAAGTCGTTCGCGCCAACAGCGATTTGCTGGTTCACAAAGGCTGGATTCTTTACCTGCGCGGAGAGATCGTCACCGGCGAAGCCTACGCTGCGCTGGCGGTGGAAAATCAGCGTCCGGATGCGCCGCCGTTGCATCGCGGGATGTTGCTGGCGTTTCGAGCCTTTCTGGCGCTCAGCCGCGATGAGCCTGTGAAAGCGGTGAAACTGGCCGAAGAAGCGTTAACCCTGCTCGATGAAACCGAATCGTTTTACAGAACGACGGCGCTCAGCCACCTGGGACAGGCGCAACGGCTGACTAGCGACCGGGAAACGGCGATTCACACTTTGCGACAAGCGATGGCGTTGGGACAGCGGTTGGGACACCACTTGCCGGTTCTGGAATCGCTTGGGTATTTGACCTTGCTGCTGAACCAGCAGGGGCAGTTGCGCGAAGCGATTCAGGCTTGTGAACAAGCCGCCGCGCAGTTTCTGGATGTGCGCGGCAATCCGGCTCCGGTGGCGGGAATGGTGTATGTTCCTCTGGGGATGCTCTATTACGAAATCAACGATCTGGAACGCGCACGGCATTATTTGACAACTGGAATTGAGTTATGCCGGCAAATGGGCACGGTGTATTACGCGTTGGTTGGGCAACGCACGCTGGCCAAGTTGTATTACGCACAAGGCGGGATTGAAGCGATGTGGGAAACCTTGGCGGCGGCGCGCAATCTGGCGGCGAATTCCGAAAACGCGCGCCGCATTCGCAAAATCGCTGCCGTGACGGCAGAGCTACAATTGCGGTTGGGACACGTCACCGCCGCCGCGTTGACGCTGGCCGATTTGCCAACGGAAGCGCGCGACCGGTCGGAGCAGGAAAATTTGACCTACGCCCGATTGCTGCTGGCGCAAGGCAGAGCGGAAGCCGCGCAACAATTGCTTTCCCAAATTGAAGAATCCGCTCAGCGCCAGGGGCGGTTGAACAGTTTGATTACCATCTATCTATTGCAAGCGCTGACTTGCCGGGCGCTCAATCGCACAGACGCCGCGATTGATTATCTGGGACAGGCCATCAGCCTGGCTGCGCCGGAAGGGTATCGCCGCATGTTTCTGGATGAGGGCGCAGAAATGACGCAACTGCTCAGCCACTTGCGCCAAACGGCTCCGGCCTTTGTCGGCAACCTGCTGGAAACCTTTTCCAAAGAACAACCGCTTTCAACAAAACCTTCGCAAAACCTGATTGAGCCGCTCAGCAAAACGCAATTGGCGATTTTACGGTTGGTCGCCGATGGATTGTCGAATCGCGACATCGCCGCGCGACTGACCATCACCGAAGGAACCACCAAATGGCACCTTAATCAGATTTTCGGCAAACTGAACGTCGCCAGCCGAACGCAAGCCATTGCCCAGGCACGGCAATTCAATCTGATCTGA
- a CDS encoding alpha/beta hydrolase, whose product MQLTSSNSNAAATRMAGVPEPETTTHLSTSAPSSEHTLTGEFHLHSNFHSNVLANQRDVIVYLPPGYKDSESQENESRRFPVFYLQDGQNLFDAATSFHGVEWGVDEIAQRLILGGRIEPLIIVGVYNTGVHRMDEYTPTKDPRQKHGGNADSYGRFLIEELKPFMDQNYRTLAGPEFTGLGGSSLGALASLYLGLKHPNVFSKLMVMSPSVWWDHGMILRFVQHLRAKPTTRIWLDIGSKEGKFTPGYVRQLRDLLITQGWRLDADLKFTEIRGGHHTEAAWAKRVEPALRFLFPKQRPAK is encoded by the coding sequence TTGCAATTGACCAGTTCGAATTCCAATGCGGCCGCAACCAGAATGGCCGGCGTCCCCGAACCCGAAACGACCACACATCTTTCGACCTCCGCGCCATCCAGCGAACATACGCTGACCGGCGAATTCCATCTTCATTCCAACTTTCATTCCAATGTTTTGGCGAATCAACGCGATGTGATTGTCTATCTGCCTCCCGGCTACAAAGATTCCGAGAGTCAAGAAAACGAATCGCGGCGCTTCCCGGTTTTCTACCTGCAAGACGGACAAAATCTGTTCGACGCGGCAACCTCGTTTCACGGCGTGGAATGGGGCGTAGATGAAATCGCTCAGCGATTGATTCTGGGCGGCAGAATCGAGCCGTTAATCATCGTCGGCGTGTACAACACGGGCGTCCACCGAATGGACGAATACACGCCAACCAAAGATCCGCGTCAGAAACACGGCGGCAATGCCGATTCGTACGGGCGATTTTTGATCGAAGAACTCAAACCATTCATGGATCAAAACTACAGAACGCTGGCTGGACCGGAATTCACAGGGCTGGGTGGTTCGTCGCTGGGCGCGCTGGCCTCGCTGTATCTGGGACTGAAGCATCCGAATGTGTTCAGCAAGCTGATGGTGATGTCGCCTTCCGTCTGGTGGGATCACGGAATGATCCTGCGTTTTGTTCAGCACTTGCGCGCCAAACCGACGACGCGTATCTGGCTGGACATTGGATCGAAAGAAGGAAAGTTCACGCCGGGGTATGTTCGGCAATTGCGCGATTTGCTGATCACACAAGGCTGGCGTCTGGACGCCGATTTGAAGTTTACGGAAATTCGCGGCGGCCACCACACGGAAGCCGCCTGGGCAAAGCGCGTCGAACCCGCGTTGCGGTTTCTGTTTCCCAAACAACGACCTGCGAAATGA
- a CDS encoding SMP-30/gluconolactonase/LRE family protein: MIEAELALDAKVLLGEGPWWNAKTQQLYWVDIEGNAFHVFDPAGGSDRKIDVGQMIGCAVGMRSGGVLLALHHGFYKLDLNTEALTPIADPESHLPDNRFNDGKCDSAGRFWAGTTRIQHDEPSGFLYRLDPDLNVHRKLDDVWISNGLAWSLDDRTMFYIDSPTGEVVAFEFHAQSGEITNERLVIEIPESDGSPDGMTIDEAGMLWIALWDGWRVIRVNPADGQIIGEVRLPVARPTSCCFGGVKLDELYITTASTRMPAEELAKQPLAGGIFRCKPGVRGLPMVEFAG, translated from the coding sequence ATGATTGAAGCGGAACTGGCGCTGGACGCCAAGGTATTGCTCGGCGAAGGGCCGTGGTGGAATGCCAAAACACAGCAGCTTTATTGGGTGGACATTGAAGGAAACGCGTTTCACGTGTTTGATCCGGCCGGAGGTTCCGACCGCAAAATTGATGTCGGCCAGATGATCGGTTGCGCGGTCGGCATGCGTTCTGGCGGCGTGCTGCTGGCGCTGCATCATGGGTTTTACAAACTCGACCTGAACACAGAAGCGCTGACGCCGATTGCCGACCCGGAATCGCATTTGCCCGACAACCGGTTCAACGATGGCAAATGCGATTCGGCGGGACGATTCTGGGCTGGCACAACACGCATACAGCACGATGAACCGAGCGGTTTTTTGTACCGGCTCGATCCGGATTTGAATGTTCATCGCAAACTCGATGACGTGTGGATTTCCAATGGACTGGCCTGGAGTTTGGATGACAGGACGATGTTTTACATTGATTCGCCGACCGGCGAAGTTGTCGCGTTTGAGTTCCACGCCCAATCCGGTGAAATCACGAACGAACGGTTGGTGATTGAAATTCCGGAAAGTGACGGTTCACCGGACGGAATGACCATTGACGAAGCAGGAATGCTTTGGATTGCGTTGTGGGATGGCTGGCGCGTGATTCGTGTCAATCCAGCCGACGGGCAAATCATCGGCGAAGTTCGCTTGCCGGTGGCGCGTCCGACCTCGTGTTGTTTTGGCGGAGTTAAGTTGGACGAGTTGTACATCACCACGGCCAGCACGCGAATGCCTGCTGAAGAATTGGCCAAACAGCCGCTGGCCGGAGGCATTTTCCGCTGCAAACCCGGCGTGCGCGGATTGCCCATGGTGGAATTTGCCGGTTGA
- the thiS gene encoding sulfur carrier protein ThiS, giving the protein MEITINGESRPIPAGASVTDLVSLLDLSAVRLAVELNLSILPRAAWPETKLQAGDKLEIVHFVGGG; this is encoded by the coding sequence ATTGAAATCACAATCAACGGCGAATCGCGTCCAATCCCTGCCGGTGCCAGCGTCACGGATTTGGTCAGCTTGTTGGATTTGAGCGCCGTGCGGCTGGCCGTCGAACTCAATCTGTCTATTTTGCCGCGCGCCGCCTGGCCTGAAACGAAATTGCAGGCGGGCGACAAACTGGAAATTGTTCATTTTGTCGGAGGCGGTTGA
- a CDS encoding formylglycine-generating enzyme family protein produces the protein MLGTNLVKLSLAGIVLNVIGLALLAQNAMAQVVIVPSRQLTSTASAKPRAKTKKKPRLEREQLGDQTAEIIPVPEPVEPSATMSNLSFAITMPVLKKAEPAPVAKPKAWPELLGYEFDVINVDDKGRLGEKRKERARFFVEDLGGGVNLEMIEIHAGTFMMGNSPIDLGEIETNYARSLNKESRTELHERLAAELPQQTVKVSGFYMSKFEVTQAQWRAVAALPKVNRDLISDPSGFKGGNRPVEQITWEDAMEFCERLSRATGRHYRLPTESEWEYACRAGTTFQFNLGGTIDPDWVNYNGKLPYAAAPKDLFRQQTVPVGSLGIANAFGLYDMHGNVWEWCLDSWHEAQTEPSSDAKDANKQIREDGTSLRTLRGGAWNSPAGECRSSARKQIPSSMSSNDIGFRVLIEAEIPTPTNK, from the coding sequence ATGCTGGGAACAAATTTAGTGAAATTGAGTTTAGCCGGAATCGTTTTGAACGTTATTGGTTTGGCCTTGCTGGCGCAGAACGCAATGGCGCAGGTTGTAATCGTGCCAAGCCGGCAACTGACTTCTACTGCCAGCGCCAAGCCAAGAGCGAAAACAAAAAAGAAACCGCGCCTCGAACGCGAACAATTGGGGGACCAAACAGCGGAAATCATCCCTGTGCCGGAACCAGTGGAACCGTCGGCGACGATGTCCAATCTGAGCTTTGCGATTACCATGCCGGTTCTAAAAAAAGCCGAACCGGCTCCGGTTGCGAAACCAAAAGCGTGGCCCGAATTGCTCGGGTACGAATTTGACGTGATCAATGTGGACGACAAAGGTCGGTTGGGAGAGAAGCGAAAAGAACGCGCCAGATTTTTTGTCGAAGATTTGGGCGGCGGCGTGAATCTGGAAATGATCGAAATCCACGCCGGAACTTTTATGATGGGAAACAGCCCGATTGATTTGGGCGAAATAGAAACCAATTACGCGCGCAGCTTGAATAAGGAATCGCGCACTGAATTGCATGAACGGTTGGCCGCCGAACTTCCTCAACAAACGGTGAAAGTTTCGGGCTTTTACATGAGCAAGTTTGAAGTTACGCAGGCGCAATGGCGCGCGGTAGCGGCTTTGCCAAAGGTAAACCGCGATTTGATCAGCGACCCTTCCGGGTTCAAAGGTGGCAATCGTCCGGTTGAACAAATCACATGGGAAGACGCCATGGAGTTTTGTGAACGGCTGTCTCGCGCAACCGGACGGCATTATCGGTTGCCAACGGAATCCGAGTGGGAATATGCCTGCCGCGCGGGCACAACCTTCCAATTCAACCTGGGCGGAACGATTGATCCGGATTGGGTGAATTACAACGGAAAACTCCCTTACGCTGCCGCTCCCAAAGATTTGTTTCGCCAACAAACTGTGCCGGTGGGCAGTTTGGGAATCGCCAATGCGTTTGGCTTATACGACATGCACGGAAACGTTTGGGAATGGTGTTTGGATTCCTGGCACGAGGCCCAGACCGAGCCTTCCTCGGATGCAAAGGATGCAAACAAACAAATTCGTGAGGACGGCACTTCTCTGCGCACGTTGCGCGGAGGCGCTTGGAACAGCCCGGCTGGCGAATGCCGGTCGAGCGCGAGAAAGCAAATTCCCTCCTCCATGAGTTCAAATGACATTGGATTCCGTGTTTTGATCGAAGCAGAAATACCCACGCCAACGAACAAATAG